One part of the Alligator mississippiensis isolate rAllMis1 chromosome 3, rAllMis1, whole genome shotgun sequence genome encodes these proteins:
- the LOC132249084 gene encoding centrosome-associated protein CEP250-like produces the protein MVQRLEVSKSLIATLQKEIHSQAEQIESLQESLGTWQERCDQAEHLVGELRERLTESHTQGQETSRVIKKEMEKVKEYMANHEALQEQKQSLETELRDKTKECAELRAQRQKVEREKDHLEKEVQSLRTCVEERTVTERIVQADFEQQLTQVAQAQRERLTAVSLQLEEYTSRISTEHQEQLQELEALKKILSETEKWVEMAQTIHLKVQEDQELHKNVGRGSSKEETEIEKLEKGMMMEGSPETDGARMGEESIPIVIKYLKQEWSRWASQHTEELNGLRRKSRETGLQARCWGTNST, from the coding sequence ATGGTGCAGAGGCTGGAGGTATCTAAGAGCCTTATAGCAACCCTCCAGAAAGAAATACATAGCCAGGCTGAACAGATAGAGAGCCTGCAGGAGAGTCTGGGAACATGGCAAGAGAGATGTGACCAGGCGGAACACCTGGTGGGAGAGCTAAGGGAAAGACTTACAGAGAGCCATACCCAGGGACAGGAGACCAGTAGGGTGataaagaaagaaatggaaaaagtaaAGGAGTATATGGCCAATCATGAGGCCTTGCAAGAGCAGAAGCAGTCCCTCGAAACAGAGCTGAGAGATAAAACAAAGGAGTGTGCAGAGTTGCGGGCTCAAAGGCAAAAGGTGGAAAGAGAAAAGGACCACCTAGAGAAAGAGGTGCAGTCCCTGAGGACCTGTGTAGAAGAGCGCACAGTCACAGAGAGGATAGTACAAGCGGACTTTGAGCAGCAACTGACACAGGTTGCTCAGGCACAAAGAGAAAGATTGACTGCAGTAAGTTTGCAGTTGGAGGAGTATACATCTAGGATTAGCACTGAGCACCAGGAGCAGCtacaagagctggaagccttgaAAAAAATCTTGTCAGAGACTGAGAAATGGGTAGAGATGGCACAGACCATACATTTGAAGGTCCAAGAAGACCAAGAGCTCCATAAGAATGTTGGGAGAGGAAGCTCCAAGGAGGAGACGGAAATAGAGAAATTAGAAAAGGGCATGATGATGGAGGGATCTCCTGAGACAGATGGGGCAAGAATGGGGGAAGAAAGTATCCCCATTGTGATCAAGTACCTCAAACAAGAATGGAGTCGCTGGGCAAGCCAGCATACAGAGGAATTAAATGGCTTGAGGAGAAAAAGTAGAGAAACTGGCCTGCAAGCACGATGCTGGGGTACTAACAGTACCTAA